Part of the Sulfuriflexus mobilis genome is shown below.
TGGCAAAAAGTTGTTTGTCACCAGTACAAAGGAAGACAAATTAGTCGCCATAGACCTCAGTAGCGGTGAGTTGCGTTCGATAAAGCTGTCACCCGCCCCCTATCATCTGAACACGATACGCGGTACGGGAAAGGTTTATATATCCAGCCGGAAATTGCCCATTATATGGGTGATGAACCAAAAAAACCTCGAAGTGCTGGGTAAGATTAACCTGCCGGGCGGGGAAGCGCATCAAATGACGGTTGTGAAGGACTAAGGTCAAGAGGTGTTATTTTACTAGGTTGGCGCATGCCTTACGGAGTATGTTAACGGTTAAACCGGAGAGAGAAAAAAGATGACTGGACACACAAAAACAAATAATGGGCTACAAGATCCGGTTTGCGGGATGAATGTTACCGCAGCATCAGAACACCACACCCGTCATGAGGGCAAAGACTGGTATTTTTGTAGCGCAGATTGTCTGCACAAATTTGAATCTGGACCGGTGCAATATTTGAATAAGGACTCCTCCGCTCCTCTGGGACAAGTGAAAGCCCCCGAGAGGACATTATTTACCTGCCCTATGCACCCCGAAATTGTTCAGGAAGGCCCGGGGACATGCCCCAAATGTGGCATGGCGTTGGAACCAAAGGGTGCCCCGGAATTTTCCGACAAGACCGAATATGTTTGTCCTATGCACCCTGAGGTAGAAAGTGATGTGCCCGGGTCATGCCCCAAGTGTGGGATGGCACTTGAACCGCGTACCGTTACGGCTGAAGAGGATAACGCGGAACTTATCGATATGAGCCGACGTTTCTGGGTAGGTACGGTACTGGCTTTACCCGTGTTTATTTTGGCCATGGTCGCCGACCTGACCCCGGATTGGTTACCCCAGGCACTGTCATTAAAAACTGTGCAGTGGATTGAGTTTTCCCTGGCCACGCCGGTGGTGCTGTGGGGGGGCTGGCCATTCTTTGTTCGGGGCGTGCAATCCATCAGGACCTGGAACCTGAACATGTTTACCTTAATCGGGCTGGGGGTGTCGGTGGCCTGGGTCTATAGCGTGGTTGCCATGCTGGCACCTCAGCTATTTCCACCGGATATGTTGCATGAGGGCGGCACAGTAGCCGTCTATTTTGAAGCCGCTGCGGTGATAACCGTGCTGGTTTTACTGGGGCAGGTACTCGAACTGAGAGCCCGCTCACGTACCAACACGGCCATCAAGTTGCTCCTCGGTCTGGCACCGAATACGGCCCGCATTGTCCGGGACGATGGCAATGAAGAGGATATACCTCTGGAACAGGTTCATCCCGGAGATGTACTGCGTATTCGCCCGGGTGAAAAGGTGCCCGTCGACGGTATTACCATTGAAGGCACGAGTCATGTTGATGAGTCTATGGTGACCGGTGAATCAATTCCGGTGAAAAAGACTGCAGATGACCGACTGATCGGTGCAACCATAAATGGTACCGGTAGTTTGCTCATGCGGGCTGAGAAGGTAGGGGCCGATACCTTGTTGGCACAAATCGTCAATATGGTGGCAGAGGCGCAGCGCTCACGTGCGCCGATCCAGAAACTGGCTGATACGGTTTCGGGCTACTTTGTTCCTATTGTGGTGCTGATTGCCGTTGCCGCCTTCTTCGCCTGGTGGCTGTGGGGGCCTGAACCCCGGTTAGCCTATGGGGTCATTAATGCCGTCGCCGTTTTGATTATTGCCTGCCCCTGCGCACTCGGGCTGGCTACACCCATTTCTATTATGGTGGGTACCGGCCGCGGCGCAATGGAAGGTGTGCTTATCAAGAATGCAGAATCACTCGAGATCATGGAAAAGGTTGATACCCTGGTGGTCGATAAAACCGGAACCCTGACCGAAGGTAAGCCGAAGCTGGTTTCCGTTACAGTAACCGGGGACATTGATGAAGAAAATGTCCTGCGCCTCGCAGCGTGCCTGGAACGCGCCAGTGAACACCCACTTGCCGAGGCGATAGTAAAAGGCGCACAAGACAAGGGCATCAGCCTGGTCCAGGCTGCTGATTTTCAGTCAGTCACTGGTAAGGGCGTGACCGGTGTGGTCGAGAATCACAAGCTTGCCCTGGGGAATATAAAATTACTCGAAAGCCTTGGTATTAATGCCAGTGAGATGTCGGCGCAGGCCGATGGATTACGCACCAAGGGGCAAACAGTAATGTTATTGGCTGTGGATGGTAAGGCAGCTGGACTCATTGGTGTCGCTGACCCAATAAAGGAAACAACGCCCGAGGCCATCCGTCACTTGCATGAAGAAGGGATAATGGTTGTTATGCTGACAGGCGATAGTCGCAGGACGGCAGAGGCAGTTGCCGCGATGCTGGATATCGATCAGGTGCAGGCCGAGGTGTTACCCGAACAAAAGGCCGAGGTCATTAAGCAACTGCAGGCACAGGGGCGGGTGGTTGCCATGGCCGGCGACGGCATTAACGACGCGCCGGCACTGGCGCAGGCACAGGTGGGTATTGCCATGGGTACCGGTACGGATGTGGCTATGGAAAGTGCCGGAGTGACACTGGTCAAAGGCGACTTACGAGGGATTGTCCGTGCGCGACGTCTTTCACGGGCGACGATGAAAAATATTCGCCAGAACCTGTTTTTTGCCTTTATATATAATTCTGCGGGTGTGCCGATAGCCGCAGGGGTGCTTTATCCTGTATTTGGGCTATTACTCTCGCCAATGATCGCTGCTGCAGCCATGAGTTTTAGTTCGGTTTCAGTGATAACCAACGCGCTGCGCTTACGCAACGTAAAACTCTAGATGAAGGGAGGTGGATTATGTTTGGTCATGATGGTGGTGTATTTTTCGGAGGCGGATTTATGTGGATATTCTGGATATTACTGATAGTGGTTTTATTAGTGGTGGTGAAGGCTATGGCTGGCCCGGACAAGGGCAGCAATTCCGGGCAGGGCGATACACCAATAGAAATATTAAAGAAGCGTTATGCGAAAGGCGAGATTGATGAAGAAGAGTTTGAGCGCAGACGCAAAGAGCTGGAGTCATGATGCCTGATACAACAAATAATACTGGAGTTTGTAACAATGTGAGAATGTCAGACAAGCCCTCCACCCAGGGTTATGTGGACGTTAGCTGACGGTATTAATAATTATAAGCTTGTCAGCAATGTAGAAATTCACATCAAAACCAACACAGAGCGTATTGGCGGCAGTGCCTTCATGGACGTTGGAAATGCTGTTACGATTCTTACTTGTGTTAATCGGTGGGAGCGCTAAGAGGTAGAATATACGCATATTTGGTCAGTGTTTACATAGAGTAAGATTTGCCACTGTAGTCGTGTAGATTTTGGGTAAGTCATTTTTTGCAAAATTGCCAGAGAATTAAGGAAATAGATATGAGTGAGAGTACCCATCTTGTGATATCAGGAATGAAATGTGCGGGTTGTGTTGCCAATGTGCAAAAGGCGCTTGAGGCGCTTGATGGAGTGAACAGTGTGGAGGTCAGTCTTGAATCGGCATCGGCGACTGTGCGCGGGGATGCCGACCCGGCAGAGTTGGCACGGGTGGTTACCGAGGCCGGTTATCCTGCTACATTGGCATGAATGAATTCAGCGGATAGAGAAAAAACATGAGCAGTCAGTCTTCATCAGTACGCCTGTCTATAGGCAGCATGAGCTGCGCCGGTTGTGTGGCGAGCGTTGAAAAGGCCCTGCAACAGGTTGGTGGCGTGGCCTCAGCGAGTGTCAACTTTGCCGAACATACTGCCGAGGTCCAGGGTTCAGCCTCCGCAAGCGCGCTTATCAAGGCGGTGGTCGATGCGGGTTATGAAGCGGCTGAATTAAAGACCGCCGAAGATACCGAGGGCAAAGAGGCAAAAGAGTACGCCCAGTATCGGCAACTCATCCGCAAGAGTCTGCTCGCGGCAATGGTCGGTGCGCCGTTGTTTGTTTCCGGTCTGCTGGGCAAGATGCCGGGCCTTGTCGCACACCAGCTATTCTGGATCGGCATCGGCCTGATCACATTGTTTGTTCTGTATTATTCGGGCAGTAATTTCTTCAAGGGCGCATGGAAGTCCTTCCTGAACCATAACGCCAATATGGATACCCTCATCGCACTGGGTACCGGCAGCGCCTGGTTATACTCGATGTTGATCACCATCTGGCCAACATTGGTGCCGGTCTCGGCACAGCATGTCTATTTTGAGGCGGCGACGATCATCATTGCCCTGATCAATTTCGGCTCCGCCCTGGAGATGCGCGCCCGTGGCAAGACCTCCGAGGCCATTAAAAGGTTAATCGGTCTGCAGCCAAAAACCGCACGTGTGGTCCGTGACGGCAAAGAGATCGATATCCCCATCGATCAGGTCGGTCTGAACGAAACCCTGCGTGTACGCCCCGGCGAGAAGATCGCCGTCGATGGCGTGTTGATCGATGGTCACTCCAGTATTGATGAATCCATGCTGACCGGTGAACCGATCCCGGTGACCAAACAGGTAGGCGATGAGGTGGTCGGTGGCAGCCTCAACAAGAGCGGTAGTTTTCTCATGCAGGCGAAAAAGATCGGCAGCGAGACCATGCTGGCGCAGATCATCGACATGGTGCGCACCGCGCAGAACTCCAAACCTGCTATCGGTCGGCTTGCCGATCGCATTTCGGCCATCTTCGTCCCCACGGTTTTGATCATTGCCGTGCTGACAGCGCTGGTCTGGTACAACTTTGGTCCGGAGCCACGGGTCAGTTACATGCTGGTGGCGACCATGACCGTGTTGATCATCGCCTGCCCCTGCGCGCTCGGCCTGGCCACGCCGATCTCGATCATGGTCGGCGTTGGCAAGGCCGCCGAGTTTGGCATTCTCATTCGTAACGGTGACGCCCTGCAGCAGGCCGGCCAGCTAACAACCGTAGTCCTCGACAAGACCGGTACGGTAACGGCCGGTAGCCCTCAGGTAACGGGTTTCAAGCTTGTTGGTGGCTATACGGAGGCCGAGCTGCTAAGCATGGCCGCCAGCCTTGAGCGCGGCTCTGAACACCCACTGGCCGAGGCGATCATGGAGGCGGCGCAACAACAGCAACTGAACATAACGGACGTCGAGGACTTTGAGGCCGTGGCCGGGCACGGTGTGCGCGCCCGACTTGAAGGCCGGCAACTTCTGTTCGGTAATCAGCGGTTGATGGAAACCCACGACATTGATATCACTATGTTGTTGGAGGCGGCCCAGACGATGGCCGGTCAGGCACAGACGCCAATGTACCTTGCGGTAGAAGGTCGGGCCGCGGGCATTATCGCCGTCAGTGACCCGGTTAAGGCAGACTCGAAAGCTGCTATTGAACGCCTGCAGGCGCTTGGCCTGCGCGTGGTCATGCTCACCGGCGACAATCAGGCCACGGCCGATGCGGTAGCGAAACAGGTTGGCGTCGATGTGGTGATCGCCGAGGTCCTGCCGCAGGACAAGGCAGCGCAGGTTATGGCCTTGCAAGCGCAAGGCGAGGTCGTCGGCATGGTCGGTGATGGCATTAACGACGCGCCGGCGCTGGCACAGGCCGATGTCGGTTTTGCCATTGGCACCGGTACCGATGTCGCCATTGAGAGTGGCGATGTCACCCTGATACGCGGTTCACTGCAGGGCGTTAGTGACGCGATTGGTATCTCACGTGCCACGGTGCGCAATATCCGCCAGAACCTGTTCGGGGCTTTTGTTTATAACAGTCTCGGCATACCGGTGGCGGCCGGTGTCCTCTATCCATTAATGGGCATCCTGCTCAACCCGGTAGTGGCGGGGGCGGCGATGGCCATGTCCTCGGTGACGGTCGTCACGAATGCCAATCGTCTGCGTTTTTACAAAGGCAAAATTTTGTAGAACGGTTATGCTGACCGTAGGTCAGAAGTGGACAGGATCTAGCCGATAAAGCCTTACTCTTTGGGTGGTGCAAAAAAACGTGTGAATCCTGTCTCATTAATTTTTTCGCCTAAGCATCTATTCTCGGGCGAGAAGCCAATGATTAATTGAACGCCTATTTGCCCTGGATCCCGGTCTGACCCCGAACGCCGAACTCGTTGGCATGTTTATCATCGTTCGCGGCGTGTTCGTGTTCGCCGCGTGCCTGATAGGCGCGGGCGCGTACATAATAGGCCGTGCCACGCAGGTAATAGGGGCCTTTGTCTATGACACGGCTACAGCTCTCAATGGCCCGTGCGTATTGTCGGTTACGTTCATAACTGCTGCACAGGTTGACGAGCAGTGCATAATTATCCGGCTGTAACTGGTTGGCACGTTGCAAATGCTGCAAGCCCTCAGGATATTTTTCCACCACGTTGAGGGCATTACCCGCGGCGTTATGTGCCTGCCAGCTATCGGCATCAAACTCGAGGGCCTTTTGTGCATAAAGCAGGGCCAACGGTGGCTGGCCAAGTGACAGTTGCACCTCGGACATGGCCGCCATCATCTGGGCATTATTCGGGCAGCGCTTCAGCGCCGGGAAGATACTGTTCTCAATAACATAGAGGGCCTGCAGGTAGTCTTCACTGCCCGCTGGATAATTATCCAGGGCCTTGCGGTGCTGGTTATCGATAGCTTGAACTGTTTGCGCACAGGTTTCTGCGCGCGAGAGGGCAGGTTGCAGGCTCAATAACAGCGCACTGCAAAAAAGCATGACCGCAAGGTGTTGTGTGCTGGACATAGATCACCATTCTTGTGGATTTGCATCAATGCTAACATGGGGAAAACAGAAAAAGCTTACCTAATTTTTCTTATAAGGGTTGCATTCTGCAGGGGTAATAATAGAAAAAAGCAAAACCTGGCCACGTTAAGTCTGTCACCTGCTGAAGGCAGACGACTAAGATTGGCAATGGGAGGTAAAGCTGTTAAACATCAATGGGTGCCGCAGTCTGGATGATTTTTGTTACACTCGGACCATGCAAACTATTCTCGTAAATATACTGGGTTTACTGGCCATCGGTTTTATTGTCTGGTGGTTCTGGCGTACCTAAAATCTTTGTCGAGGTGCATTAAGTATTTCCTGCACCGGCCTCGCGAGTTCTGGTCAGCACAATGCGGCAAGTCACGTTAGGGGCAGGCTTAGCTACGTCGCCTACATCAGATGATGCCTGGTATTGGCGCGCGCATTCAGGCGACCTCGTCGTAGACCATGATCTCGAGTGTTTCGTTAAAACAGGCCTCGGCCTGTTTTAACACAGTTTGTAAAATATTCGGTGTCAGCCCGACGGTTTGCAGGGCGGTGACTTCCAGCGCCTCGGTTTCCTCGATATCGCCGCCGACCCGGGCGAGCATGGTGTTGGCCAGGTAGTTGGCGATATGGATAATCGCTGCCTCTTTCGGGTGCTGTTTGGCAAAACGCGGGGTATGGTGAAACTCGACGGCCTCGCTGAGTGCCGAGGGCAGATTCCATTGGCGCAGCAGCTCACCGCCGACGGCGGCATGGTCAAAGCCGATGATCTCCTGTTCGACGATGTGCACGATCTCCCGATTCTGTGTGCTGTGGGTGAGTGTCTGGCTGGCCAGTTCGGGCAATTCACGGTAAATAAGCAGGTAGCCAATGTCGTGTAGCAGGCCTGCGGTGAAGTAACGCTCAACATTGGCTTCATGCAGGTGGGCCGCGAGGAGACGGGCAATCACTGCACAGCGCAGGCTGTGGCGCCAGAAGGTCTCCATGGAGACCAGTTCATTTGTGAACGCCGAGAAGACCTGGATGGCACTGGTGGCGAGGAGCAGGTCACGTAGTTCATTCATGCCGATGATCGTGATGGCGCGGGGGATGCTGTCGATGCGTGAGGGAAAACCGTAAAATGGGCTGTTGGCGATCTTCAACAGGCGGGCGGTCAGGACGGGGTCCTGGCGTATGACCTCGCCAATATCGGCAGCGGAACTATCCGGGGCATTCATTATCTCATTGACGCGGGCCACGCTCTCGGGGAGCGAGATGGCATCGCCGACGGCATTGACCAGATCTCTGGCGGTAAATGGCATATATGCATCCCTGTGTTGTCCAAAAATGAGACCGACTTGTAAACGCTTGCGTCCCGTATCAACAATCCTTTGCACGGATAGATTACTATATGAGAGTTTACGCCGGGAATAAATAGGGTGTTTTACAAGGATTTGTCTAGATTGAGTCTTTTGAGGTAAGTCTATGAGTTGGTGGGGAAAAGTCATCGGTGGCGCGTTCGGGTATTTACTCGGTGGGCCGCTGGGCGCCCTGATGGGCGCCGCCCTCGGGCATAATTTCGACAAGGGCCTGGGGGGGATGTCGGATGCCGATTTTCGCCCTGGTGCCCGTGAGCGCGTCCAGGGGGCCTTTTTCACCGCGACTTTCTCGGTGATGGGGCATGTCGCCAAGGCCGATGGCAAGGTCACGCATGACGAGATTGCGATCGCCAATGCCATCATGGCCCAGCTCAGCCTGTCGACCGATATGCAACAGGCCGCACGGCGTTTGTTCAACGAGGGCAAGCAGGCGGGTTTCCCGCTGGACGATGTCCTCGAGCAGCTCCGTAGCGAGTGTCACCGCCGCGATACCCTGTTGCGCATGTTTATCGAGATCCAGATGCATGCCGCCTATGCCGATGGCGTGGTGCACCCGGCCGAGCGCCAGCTCATCGAGCATATTTGCGAGATATTAGGCTTTTCTCGTCAGGAGATGGAGCACCTCGAGGCCATGGTCAAGGCGCAACGCCACACGGGGGGGCGGGCGGGTCAGCCTGTCGGTCTTTCCGCGCAGGAGGCCTATGCCGTGCTGGGGGTCTCTGCAAAGACCAGTGATGCCGAGGTGAAAAAGGCCTATCGACGGCTGATGAGCCAGCATCACCCGGATAAACTTGTTTCCAAGGGTCTGCCGGAAGAGATGATGCAGCTGGCCAAGGAAAAGACCCAGGAAATACGTTCCGCATATGAGGTCATTAAAGAATCCCGTGGCATGAAATAGAGCAATTGATGATGCCCTGAACCTTCGGGGCGAAGGTTAGGGTACTCGCAATGAACCCGCAGGGTTCTGCGAGAGCATGGTGGCAGCCTTGCACATTCGCGCATAGAAGCCTTTGGCTTCATTATGCGTACCTCACCCATCTCCGATGGGTCGAGGCATCATCAATCAGAAGTACCGTCCACCACTGGCTATAGCGGTCACGATCAGACCCAGGCTCAGGTTCACCCCTATAAGTAGGCGTATTTGCGCCAGCCTGGCCCCAGCTGTGGGCAGGTCACCGGCGGCGATGGCCTGTTTCATGCGCCGGTAGGGGCCGAAGAAGACGTGCATATAGATAAGTATCATGAGGATGCCGAGGCCCTGCATGATATTCACGTAGAGCGGCAAGGTGGCGAAGCCGCCAAACAGTTTGAAGGCCATCCAGTAACCGCTGGCCAGTGACAGGAGCACCGAGACCCACACCCAGGGAAAGAAGCGGGCAAACACATCTCGCCACAATGGCAGGCGTTGCGGCGGTTCGAGCAGGCTGGCCGCAACCGGGCGCAGGGCCATGTAGGCGAAAAACATACCGCCAACCCAAATGGTGGCGGCGAGCATATGCAGGGCAATGGCGAGAGGCATTTTATTACGTCCTTCGAATCGCGGTAGGCGAGTTATTTTTTCATGCTATCGACAGGCATGTCGACCGCCATACCCCGGAACTGTGCCAGCCAGCTCTTCACTCGGCGCACCAGGTCGGCCTCGAGGCCCTGGAAGAAGTGATTGGCTCCCGCCACCTCGACCTGGCGATAGTGGCTATTTCCCGCCCTGCGGGCGGCCTGGGCACGGGCCTTGACCGAGTCGAGCACGGTCTCCAGGTCCTGGCTGCCATAGATATCCAGGACGGGGAGGGTGATCTTCTCGAGGAAGGCGAGGTTGTCCATACGCGGGTCTGCACCTTCACGGGCGCCCATGCCGATGGCGGCAAAGGCGGTGATGCCCTCGGCATTGTTCGCCAGGTACGAGGCGGCCATGCTGCTCCCCAGGCTGTGGGCGAGGATGATGATATTGTGATAGCCCTTTTCTTTCAGATAGGCGATGCCGGCCTGGATACGGGCCGGGACCTCGGCGAACAGCGGGGCATAGTCTTTATGGTCTGCCTCATTGGCCAGGATGGGTAATTGCAGTGACAGGCTGGCCCAGCCGTGAGCGGGCAGTTCCGAACGCAGGGGCTGGACGATATCCGGCCAGTCCGGGTGCACCCCACTGCCGTGTAAGACGATGACCGCGCCACTCGGCTTGTCGGTCTCGTGCTCGGCGTAGATGCCGAGGAATTTATTGCCGTCGGCCTCCAGCCAGGCGGCTTCACCGACAATGAGGCCATCGACTACCTGGTCGGCCCAGCGTTTTTCCTTCGCCGTGTCCGAGGCGTAGGCGCCATTAATTGAACATATCCCTATGAAAAATATATAAAAAAATTGCATTACAGGGGTTTTCATGTCGGGCTCCATCGGCTCGCTGTGAGCGACTAATGATACCCTGAAAAGCTGCAATATCCAGCCTGATCGGGTAAAGTGCGGCGTTCTGTTTACGGGTGTGCCCGGTAAGGGTGCGAACTCAACGAATTTTTAAGGGGTGATTGACCATGGCCGAAGATTTTATTGCACCGTCTATTTTGTCTGCTGATTTTGCCAAGCTGGGTGAGGAAGTCGACAAGGTCCTGGCCGCCGGTGCCGACGTCGTGCACTTTGATGTAATGGATAACCACTACGTGCCAAACCTGACTATTGGCCCACTGGTCTGTGAGGCGCTGCGCAAGCACGGCGTGACGGCACCGATTGACGTGCACCTCATGGTCAAGCCGGTGGACCGCATCATCCCGGATTTTGCCGCTGCCGGTGCTAGCTATATCACCTTCCACCCGGAGGCCTCCGAGCACATCGACCGTACCCTGCAGCTGATCCAGGCCGAGGGTTGTAAGTCAGGCTTGGTGTTTAACCCGGCCACTCCGCTGGATGTGCTTGAGCATGTTATCGACAAGATTGATGTTATTTTGTTGATGTCGGTTAACCCGGGCTTTGGTGGTCAGAGCTTTATCCCGCACACACTGGAAAAGCTGCGTGCCGCCCGCAAGATTATTGATGCCTCTGGTCGTGATATTCGTCTGGAAATTGATGGTGGCGTGAAGGTTGATAATATCCGTGAAATCAAGGAAGCCGGTGCCGATATGTTTGTTGCCGGTTCGGCCATCTTTGGTGCCAGGAACGATGCCGATGCCAACCTTTATGACACCGTGATTGGCCAGATGCGCGATGAGTTGGCGAAAGCGGTTTCCTCTTATAGCATGGAGATGTAAACGTAGCGGTCATTCTTTGCGGCCTTTGCGTTATATACTGGATTTGAAATATGAGCCTTAAAAAACCTGAAATGGTCCTGATCGATGTCGACGGCACGCTGGTCGACAGTGTGCCAGACCTCGCCTACTGCGTTGATGAGATGCTGAAGCAGCTCGACATGCCTGTGCGCGGTGAAGACCGCGTGCGTCACTGGGTTGGCAATGGCGTCGAACGCCTCGTCGAGCGCGCACTTACCGATGACCTCGATGGTCACCCGGATGAAGCACTCATGGCCAGGGCCTACCCGATCTTCCTCGATCTGTATGCCGAGAACACCTGCGTGCGTAGTGGCCTGTATCCCGGTGTCCGCGAAGGTCTGGATTACCTGAAAAAGGCCGGTTACAAGCTCGGTTGCGTGACCAACAAGGCCGAGGCCTTTACCGTGCCGCTGCTGAAGCAACTGGGTATCTATGACGAGTTTGCCATCGTCATCAGTGGTGACACGCTGGCGAAGAAAAAGCCGGACCCTCTACCCCTATTACATGCGGCGGAGTTTTTTAACGTTTCACCGCAGCAGTCCATGATGCTGGGCGATTCGGTCAGCGATGTGAAGGCGGCGCGCGCAGCGGGCTTCCAGATCACCTGTCTGACCTATGGCTACAATCATGGTGACAATATTGCCGATGCGAATCCGGATGGCTTGATTGATTCCATGGCTGAGTTAGAATCACTACTCGAGAACGCCGAGGCCCAATTGGCCTCGTGAAAATATAAAATAATAGTCATTTAGCGGATACATGAACATGGAAACAAAATTGGAACAACGATGGTGGCGCTGGTCTGCGTATAGAACCAGTAATGCCCTTGTAACCATGCCATGTACAGGAAATGACTATGACACTCGAACAATTCAACGCACTCGCCAACGCCGGCCATAACCGCATCCCCCTGATGCGCGAGGTCCTTGCCGACCTCGATACGCCGCTGAGTGCCTACCTCAAGCTTGCCGACGGCCCGTACTCCTATCTGTTTGAGTCCGTGCAGGGCGGGGAAAAGTGGGGTCGTTATTCGATTATCGGTTTGCCCTGCCGCAGCCTGTTGCGTGTACGGGGTTATGCGATTGAAATCGAGAAAGACGGCGAGATTATCGAGACCCATGAGGTCGAAGACCCACTGAGCTTCATCGAGGATTTCCAGTCACATTACCGCATGCCGGAAGTGGCGGGGCTGCCGCGTTTTACCGGCGGCCTGGTCGGTTATTTTGGCTACGACACCATCCGTTACATCGAGCCAAAACTCGCCAACGGCAACAAGCCAGACCCGCTTGATAACCCGGATATCCTGCTCATGGTCTCCGACGAGGTCGTGGTGTTCGATAACCTCTCCGGTAAGATGTTCGTCGTCATCCACGTTAACCCCGAGATAGCGGACGCCTACAACGTCGCTGAGCAACGCCTCGATGCCTTGGTGGCCAAGCTCAGGCAGGCGACGCCGGAATACCACCACGACGAGAGTGTGGGTAGTGAGGTCAAGGAATCGGACTTCGTCTCGGGGTTTACTGAAGACGGATTCAAGGCCGCCGTGGAGCGGGTCAAGGCGTACATCGTCGAGGGCGATGTCATGCAGACCG
Proteins encoded:
- a CDS encoding heavy metal translocating P-type ATPase, whose amino-acid sequence is MTGHTKTNNGLQDPVCGMNVTAASEHHTRHEGKDWYFCSADCLHKFESGPVQYLNKDSSAPLGQVKAPERTLFTCPMHPEIVQEGPGTCPKCGMALEPKGAPEFSDKTEYVCPMHPEVESDVPGSCPKCGMALEPRTVTAEEDNAELIDMSRRFWVGTVLALPVFILAMVADLTPDWLPQALSLKTVQWIEFSLATPVVLWGGWPFFVRGVQSIRTWNLNMFTLIGLGVSVAWVYSVVAMLAPQLFPPDMLHEGGTVAVYFEAAAVITVLVLLGQVLELRARSRTNTAIKLLLGLAPNTARIVRDDGNEEDIPLEQVHPGDVLRIRPGEKVPVDGITIEGTSHVDESMVTGESIPVKKTADDRLIGATINGTGSLLMRAEKVGADTLLAQIVNMVAEAQRSRAPIQKLADTVSGYFVPIVVLIAVAAFFAWWLWGPEPRLAYGVINAVAVLIIACPCALGLATPISIMVGTGRGAMEGVLIKNAESLEIMEKVDTLVVDKTGTLTEGKPKLVSVTVTGDIDEENVLRLAACLERASEHPLAEAIVKGAQDKGISLVQAADFQSVTGKGVTGVVENHKLALGNIKLLESLGINASEMSAQADGLRTKGQTVMLLAVDGKAAGLIGVADPIKETTPEAIRHLHEEGIMVVMLTGDSRRTAEAVAAMLDIDQVQAEVLPEQKAEVIKQLQAQGRVVAMAGDGINDAPALAQAQVGIAMGTGTDVAMESAGVTLVKGDLRGIVRARRLSRATMKNIRQNLFFAFIYNSAGVPIAAGVLYPVFGLLLSPMIAAAAMSFSSVSVITNALRLRNVKL
- a CDS encoding SHOCT domain-containing protein, with protein sequence MFGHDGGVFFGGGFMWIFWILLIVVLLVVVKAMAGPDKGSNSGQGDTPIEILKKRYAKGEIDEEEFERRRKELES
- a CDS encoding heavy-metal-associated domain-containing protein, with product MSESTHLVISGMKCAGCVANVQKALEALDGVNSVEVSLESASATVRGDADPAELARVVTEAGYPATLA
- a CDS encoding heavy metal translocating P-type ATPase, yielding MSSQSSSVRLSIGSMSCAGCVASVEKALQQVGGVASASVNFAEHTAEVQGSASASALIKAVVDAGYEAAELKTAEDTEGKEAKEYAQYRQLIRKSLLAAMVGAPLFVSGLLGKMPGLVAHQLFWIGIGLITLFVLYYSGSNFFKGAWKSFLNHNANMDTLIALGTGSAWLYSMLITIWPTLVPVSAQHVYFEAATIIIALINFGSALEMRARGKTSEAIKRLIGLQPKTARVVRDGKEIDIPIDQVGLNETLRVRPGEKIAVDGVLIDGHSSIDESMLTGEPIPVTKQVGDEVVGGSLNKSGSFLMQAKKIGSETMLAQIIDMVRTAQNSKPAIGRLADRISAIFVPTVLIIAVLTALVWYNFGPEPRVSYMLVATMTVLIIACPCALGLATPISIMVGVGKAAEFGILIRNGDALQQAGQLTTVVLDKTGTVTAGSPQVTGFKLVGGYTEAELLSMAASLERGSEHPLAEAIMEAAQQQQLNITDVEDFEAVAGHGVRARLEGRQLLFGNQRLMETHDIDITMLLEAAQTMAGQAQTPMYLAVEGRAAGIIAVSDPVKADSKAAIERLQALGLRVVMLTGDNQATADAVAKQVGVDVVIAEVLPQDKAAQVMALQAQGEVVGMVGDGINDAPALAQADVGFAIGTGTDVAIESGDVTLIRGSLQGVSDAIGISRATVRNIRQNLFGAFVYNSLGIPVAAGVLYPLMGILLNPVVAGAAMAMSSVTVVTNANRLRFYKGKIL
- a CDS encoding HDOD domain-containing protein — translated: MPFTARDLVNAVGDAISLPESVARVNEIMNAPDSSAADIGEVIRQDPVLTARLLKIANSPFYGFPSRIDSIPRAITIIGMNELRDLLLATSAIQVFSAFTNELVSMETFWRHSLRCAVIARLLAAHLHEANVERYFTAGLLHDIGYLLIYRELPELASQTLTHSTQNREIVHIVEQEIIGFDHAAVGGELLRQWNLPSALSEAVEFHHTPRFAKQHPKEAAIIHIANYLANTMLARVGGDIEETEALEVTALQTVGLTPNILQTVLKQAEACFNETLEIMVYDEVA
- the djlA gene encoding co-chaperone DjlA translates to MSWWGKVIGGAFGYLLGGPLGALMGAALGHNFDKGLGGMSDADFRPGARERVQGAFFTATFSVMGHVAKADGKVTHDEIAIANAIMAQLSLSTDMQQAARRLFNEGKQAGFPLDDVLEQLRSECHRRDTLLRMFIEIQMHAAYADGVVHPAERQLIEHICEILGFSRQEMEHLEAMVKAQRHTGGRAGQPVGLSAQEAYAVLGVSAKTSDAEVKKAYRRLMSQHHPDKLVSKGLPEEMMQLAKEKTQEIRSAYEVIKESRGMK
- a CDS encoding CopD family protein — encoded protein: MPLAIALHMLAATIWVGGMFFAYMALRPVAASLLEPPQRLPLWRDVFARFFPWVWVSVLLSLASGYWMAFKLFGGFATLPLYVNIMQGLGILMILIYMHVFFGPYRRMKQAIAAGDLPTAGARLAQIRLLIGVNLSLGLIVTAIASGGRYF
- a CDS encoding DUF3530 family protein, with translation MKTPVMQFFYIFFIGICSINGAYASDTAKEKRWADQVVDGLIVGEAAWLEADGNKFLGIYAEHETDKPSGAVIVLHGSGVHPDWPDIVQPLRSELPAHGWASLSLQLPILANEADHKDYAPLFAEVPARIQAGIAYLKEKGYHNIIILAHSLGSSMAASYLANNAEGITAFAAIGMGAREGADPRMDNLAFLEKITLPVLDIYGSQDLETVLDSVKARAQAARRAGNSHYRQVEVAGANHFFQGLEADLVRRVKSWLAQFRGMAVDMPVDSMKK